In Spirochaetota bacterium, the following are encoded in one genomic region:
- the ade gene encoding adenine deaminase, with product MDFIPLENITMELADVAMGRRKADMVIKNGTLVNVNTKELQEHVDVAMYKGRIALVGDAKHCIGGSTEIIDATGHFIAPGFMDGHIHVESSMLTVSQYSNAVVPHGTTAIFMDPHEIANVLGLKGVKLMLDEAKDVPLRVYATVPSCVPSAPGLEDAGAVIGAREIAQAMQWDGIAGLGELMNFPGVFNSVPEVHKEIEVTLQAGKPVTGHFALPDTGAMLNAYVASGVRSCHESVRAEDALAKMRLGMYAKIREGSAWHDLKEVIKAITHHKINSRFAILVSDDTHPHTLIQLGHLDHILKRAIEEGVDPVTAIEMVTLNTAECFMMSKDFGSVSPSKVADIVLLSDLYKVTVKAVIIGGKLVAKDGKILTPAKKVTYPDWSKNTVNVGKTLTKDDFILKSDKKQVNVRVIKIQEASVLTQQVVETVPVINGNIAPDATKDIAKAALFERHKATGTKGIGFVKGFGFTKGAVASTVAHDSHNLLIVGTNEDDMAFAGNELIQAGGGMIAVAHGKVLALVELPVAGLLTDEPVDVVQKKVANLEKAWKELGCTLVSPFMTMALLGLPVIPQLRLSNRGLVDAVHFTFVDVVAE from the coding sequence ATGGACTTTATACCATTAGAAAACATAACCATGGAATTAGCTGATGTGGCTATGGGTCGCCGAAAAGCTGATATGGTGATCAAAAACGGGACACTGGTAAATGTCAATACCAAAGAATTACAGGAACATGTTGACGTAGCAATGTATAAAGGACGCATTGCACTTGTGGGCGATGCAAAGCATTGTATTGGGGGATCAACTGAGATAATTGATGCAACAGGCCATTTTATTGCACCGGGTTTCATGGATGGCCATATCCACGTTGAAAGCAGCATGCTCACCGTAAGTCAGTACAGTAATGCGGTGGTGCCACATGGTACTACGGCAATCTTTATGGACCCCCATGAGATAGCCAATGTATTGGGGCTTAAAGGTGTTAAGCTTATGCTTGATGAAGCAAAAGATGTGCCCCTGCGTGTATATGCAACCGTTCCTTCTTGTGTACCTTCTGCACCGGGATTGGAAGATGCAGGGGCAGTGATTGGCGCACGTGAAATTGCACAGGCCATGCAGTGGGATGGCATTGCCGGGCTGGGTGAGCTAATGAATTTCCCTGGTGTTTTTAACAGCGTTCCTGAAGTACACAAAGAAATAGAAGTTACATTACAAGCAGGAAAACCTGTTACCGGTCACTTTGCCCTTCCCGACACGGGCGCTATGCTCAATGCATATGTTGCCAGCGGTGTACGCTCATGTCATGAATCAGTGCGTGCTGAAGATGCCCTTGCAAAGATGCGTCTTGGTATGTATGCAAAGATTCGTGAAGGCTCTGCCTGGCACGACTTAAAAGAAGTTATAAAAGCCATTACCCATCACAAAATTAATAGCCGCTTTGCCATTCTTGTCAGTGACGACACACATCCGCACACTCTCATCCAATTGGGACATTTGGATCATATACTGAAACGAGCCATTGAAGAAGGTGTTGACCCAGTCACCGCCATTGAAATGGTTACCTTAAATACTGCTGAATGCTTTATGATGAGCAAGGATTTTGGCAGCGTATCGCCATCAAAGGTGGCTGATATAGTACTTCTTTCTGACCTCTACAAGGTAACCGTAAAAGCTGTCATTATTGGTGGTAAGCTTGTTGCAAAAGATGGCAAAATACTTACGCCAGCCAAAAAGGTAACATATCCTGATTGGTCAAAAAACACGGTGAATGTTGGGAAGACATTAACAAAAGACGATTTTATTTTGAAAAGCGACAAGAAGCAGGTAAACGTTCGTGTTATTAAAATACAGGAAGCAAGCGTACTAACGCAACAGGTAGTTGAAACCGTACCTGTTATCAATGGCAACATAGCACCGGATGCAACAAAAGATATTGCAAAAGCTGCCCTTTTTGAAAGACATAAGGCCACCGGAACAAAAGGCATTGGCTTTGTTAAAGGGTTTGGTTTTACAAAAGGAGCTGTTGCTTCAACCGTTGCACACGATTCCCATAACCTTTTGATTGTGGGCACCAATGAAGATGATATGGCTTTTGCTGGCAATGAGCTGATACAAGCAGGTGGTGGGATGATTGCTGTTGCCCATGGAAAAGTACTTGCACTTGTTGAACTTCCTGTTGCAGGTTTGTTAACGGATGAGCCAGTTGATGTGGTACAAAAAAAGGTTGCAAACTTAGAAAAAGCCTGGAAAGAGTTAGGATGTACACTGGTGTCACCTTTTATGACCATGGCACTCTTAGGGCTTCCGGTAATACCCCAGCTCAGGTTGAGTAACCGCGGACTGGTAGATGCCGTTCATTTTACATTTGTGGATGTTGTTGCAGAGTAA
- a CDS encoding sodium/solute symporter (Members of the Solute:Sodium Symporter (SSS), TC 2.A.21 as described in tcdb.org, catalyze solute:Na+ symport. Known solutes for members of the family include sugars, amino acids, nucleosides, inositols, vitamins, urea or anions, depending on the system.), whose translation MWSISLLTIFLVLMVFIGVWGMRKTSTLGDFFLGGRTIGAWVSALAYGTSYFSAVLFIGFAGKLGWVFGLDAIWIGVGNALFGSLIAWLILGRRTRIMTQNLDVMTMPEFLMERFNGTYIKMFAAIIIFIFLLPYSASVFKGLGHLFEVNFHISYDLALIIMIGITGIYLVLGGYFAITLTDFIQGIIMIAGAITMVLVLSAKSGGIAQSIALVAQKYPLHIPADKHPGYLLLGALIFMTSFGVWGMPQMVQKFYAIKSEDLIKKAAIVTGIFATIIGVSAYYTGSLSHIFYDAVPAIDGKPAFDRLIPDLLTQNLPEPLMAVILLLILSASMSTLSSLVLVSSSAIAIDLYKGHVNPQISKENSVAMMRFLSALFIIISYFIARYEFAIIITLMSLSWGAVAGAFMAPYLYGLFWKRTTLAGVYAGMITGLVTSIGLFFYLGANLSPIASSAGMLAPFVVVPLVSLFTKKPSDETITKAFERI comes from the coding sequence ATGTGGTCAATTTCTTTACTTACCATCTTTTTAGTGTTAATGGTTTTTATTGGAGTCTGGGGCATGCGCAAAACTTCCACCCTGGGGGACTTCTTTTTAGGGGGAAGAACTATTGGCGCATGGGTATCGGCGCTGGCCTATGGCACATCATATTTTTCGGCAGTATTGTTTATTGGTTTTGCCGGCAAATTGGGGTGGGTTTTTGGGCTTGATGCTATCTGGATTGGTGTGGGAAATGCTCTTTTTGGCTCATTGATTGCATGGCTTATTTTGGGTAGACGTACACGCATTATGACACAAAATTTAGATGTCATGACAATGCCCGAATTTTTAATGGAACGTTTCAATGGAACATACATCAAGATGTTTGCTGCAATTATCATTTTTATTTTTTTACTTCCCTATTCTGCATCAGTATTTAAAGGTTTAGGACATCTCTTTGAAGTTAATTTCCATATCTCGTATGACTTAGCACTAATCATCATGATAGGCATTACCGGTATTTACCTGGTTTTAGGGGGGTACTTTGCCATTACCTTAACCGATTTTATACAGGGAATCATTATGATTGCCGGAGCTATCACTATGGTGTTAGTGCTTTCAGCAAAAAGTGGTGGTATAGCACAAAGCATTGCACTGGTTGCCCAGAAATACCCACTACACATACCAGCTGACAAGCATCCTGGATACTTACTGCTTGGTGCTCTCATTTTCATGACATCGTTTGGAGTCTGGGGCATGCCGCAGATGGTGCAGAAATTCTACGCCATTAAAAGTGAAGATTTAATAAAAAAAGCGGCAATAGTCACCGGTATATTTGCAACCATTATTGGCGTTAGTGCCTATTATACCGGGTCACTATCGCACATATTTTATGATGCTGTTCCGGCAATTGATGGCAAGCCTGCATTTGACAGGCTCATCCCTGACCTTTTGACACAAAATTTGCCCGAACCACTTATGGCAGTTATACTACTGTTAATATTATCAGCATCCATGTCCACACTTTCTTCGCTGGTTTTGGTATCATCGTCTGCTATTGCCATTGACCTGTACAAAGGGCATGTTAATCCGCAAATTTCAAAAGAAAACTCTGTGGCAATGATGCGCTTTTTGAGTGCTCTTTTTATTATTATCTCATATTTCATTGCACGATATGAATTTGCCATTATCATTACGTTGATGTCGCTATCATGGGGAGCCGTGGCAGGAGCATTTATGGCACCGTACCTGTACGGGCTTTTCTGGAAGCGCACAACGCTTGCAGGAGTCTATGCAGGTATGATTACAGGACTGGTAACGTCAATAGGCCTATTTTTCTATTTAGGTGCAAACCTATCACCTATAGCTTCAAGCGCTGGGATGCTTGCACCTTTTGTTGTTGTTCCACTTGTTAGCCTGTTTACAAAAAAGCCTTCTGACGAAACAATTACAAAAGCTTTTGAAAGGATTTGA
- a CDS encoding acyl-CoA dehydrogenase: MLFNPKKYNRHHADEKTKNLMLKTIEFFEKKGLKKIKEDDQAAVWYDDFLEFIKKEQAFATLLTPSGYGDPDSRWDMWRIEEFNEILGFYGLCYWYTWQVTILGLGPIWMGQNEEVKHKAAKLLKDGGIFGFGLSEKEHGADIYSTDMMLYPKGDGTYLARGDKYYIGNGNAAALISVFGKMADTGEYVFFVVDTKHPNYECVKKISTSGVRQAYVAEFALHDYPITEADILSRGNHAWDSSLNTVNVGKYELGWASIGICEHAFYEAIDHAANRNLYNMYVTDFPHVKKIFTEAYARLVAMKLFALRACDYMRSANENDRRYLLYNPIQKMKVTMEGEKVIGLLHEVIAARGFEQETYFEMAIRDIGMLPKLEGTTHVNMALVVKFLQNFMFKPKDYPEVPRRDDPSNDSFLFNQGPTKGLGSIQFHDYRKAYEGIKSKNLEVFMEQIEAFKNFLVKGTPDEKQTKNIDYMLTVGELFTLIPYTQLICENKKIYNVEDEIIDEIFKFIVSDFSAYATRLYTGQKNTDKQNELILKMIKKPVLDDENFNKVWNNHVYALKGQYTMNE, from the coding sequence ATGTTATTTAATCCAAAAAAGTACAATCGTCATCATGCTGATGAAAAAACAAAAAACTTAATGCTCAAAACCATTGAGTTTTTTGAAAAAAAAGGTTTAAAAAAGATTAAGGAAGATGATCAAGCAGCAGTATGGTATGATGATTTTCTTGAATTCATCAAGAAAGAACAGGCCTTTGCCACATTGCTGACTCCATCAGGATATGGTGATCCCGATAGTCGCTGGGACATGTGGCGAATTGAAGAGTTTAATGAAATCTTAGGTTTTTATGGCCTGTGCTACTGGTACACCTGGCAGGTTACCATTTTAGGTTTAGGCCCAATCTGGATGGGACAAAATGAAGAGGTAAAGCACAAAGCTGCAAAACTGTTAAAAGATGGTGGCATCTTTGGTTTTGGCCTTTCCGAAAAAGAGCATGGCGCTGATATCTACAGCACCGACATGATGCTCTACCCAAAAGGTGATGGTACATACTTAGCTCGAGGTGATAAGTATTACATTGGTAATGGTAATGCAGCAGCGCTCATTTCAGTTTTTGGTAAAATGGCTGACACCGGTGAATATGTATTCTTTGTTGTTGATACCAAACATCCCAACTATGAATGCGTTAAAAAGATAAGTACTTCTGGTGTTCGTCAGGCGTATGTTGCAGAGTTTGCTCTCCATGACTATCCCATAACCGAAGCAGATATCCTGTCACGAGGCAATCATGCATGGGATTCGTCACTCAATACGGTCAATGTTGGCAAGTACGAATTGGGCTGGGCCTCCATTGGCATCTGTGAACATGCTTTCTATGAAGCTATAGACCACGCCGCAAACCGTAATCTTTACAATATGTACGTAACTGATTTTCCCCATGTGAAAAAGATTTTTACCGAGGCTTACGCACGGCTTGTAGCCATGAAGCTTTTTGCATTACGGGCCTGTGATTACATGCGCAGCGCCAATGAAAATGACCGCCGGTATTTGCTATACAATCCTATCCAGAAAATGAAAGTTACCATGGAAGGTGAAAAGGTTATTGGGCTGTTGCATGAGGTAATTGCAGCACGCGGCTTTGAACAGGAAACATACTTTGAAATGGCAATTCGGGATATTGGCATGCTACCTAAATTAGAGGGAACCACCCATGTTAACATGGCACTGGTTGTAAAGTTTTTACAAAACTTCATGTTCAAACCAAAAGACTACCCTGAAGTGCCACGGCGCGATGACCCATCCAATGACAGCTTCCTTTTCAACCAGGGACCAACAAAAGGATTGGGCTCCATACAGTTCCATGATTACCGCAAAGCGTATGAAGGTATCAAGAGTAAAAATTTAGAAGTATTCATGGAACAGATAGAAGCTTTTAAAAATTTCCTTGTTAAGGGAACACCCGATGAAAAGCAGACCAAGAATATTGATTACATGCTGACAGTTGGCGAGCTTTTCACGCTTATACCGTACACACAGCTTATCTGTGAAAACAAGAAGATTTACAATGTTGAAGATGAGATAATTGATGAAATCTTCAAATTTATTGTAAGCGATTTTTCAGCCTATGCAACACGTCTTTACACTGGCCAAAAGAACACCGACAAACAAAATGAGTTAATATTGAAGATGATCAAAAAACCTGTCCTTGATGATGAAAACTTCAACAAAGTGTGGAATAACCACGTATATGCATTAAAAGGCCAGTATACAATGAATGAATAA
- a CDS encoding type II toxin-antitoxin system HipA family toxin — MIKVYTNSSYSGYLFKDHEQYFFEYSPESLHQISLVMPPTKRIYLRKHYLHPFFEMYLPEGYLYELFKQLLTKEYGKIDDYLLFEYLAPNISGRVTFKTESNVLPCDTCPSLDELIMYDSEDSFIQLLKRFMNKNAVAGVQPKTIAIVTDKVQLDSREYIIKTWGQEFPYLAENEYFSMQALQKAGVVIPNLYLSANRRFLIVEKFTNETQGHAYGFEEVLGIIGKNRIHKYDGSYEQVAKVIFQATSNDNFSMIQLYKMIVLNFILKNGDAHLRNFGVLYEPDMTKIRVSPAYDVVTTVVYMYKDKPALTLFGRKVWAGLDELKKFGQKFLFLSEKECKMIIEECRASVKDTITEIKEYIFKNKSFAQMGKRMIDVWEFSLTQTETIKEMPGDIIRNWE, encoded by the coding sequence ATGATCAAAGTTTATACAAATTCATCATACAGTGGATATCTTTTCAAGGATCATGAACAGTATTTTTTTGAGTATTCTCCAGAATCCTTGCACCAAATTTCTCTCGTTATGCCTCCAACAAAAAGGATTTATTTACGAAAGCATTATTTACATCCTTTCTTTGAAATGTACCTTCCTGAAGGATATCTCTATGAGTTGTTCAAACAATTATTAACCAAAGAATATGGCAAAATTGATGATTACTTATTATTTGAATACCTTGCACCTAATATTAGTGGTAGAGTTACTTTTAAAACAGAAAGCAACGTACTACCGTGTGATACATGTCCTTCATTAGATGAGCTAATTATGTATGATTCAGAGGACAGTTTTATACAACTTCTCAAACGTTTTATGAATAAAAATGCAGTTGCAGGGGTACAGCCAAAAACAATAGCGATAGTGACTGATAAAGTACAGCTTGATAGCCGGGAATATATAATTAAAACCTGGGGACAGGAGTTTCCGTATTTAGCAGAAAATGAATATTTTTCAATGCAAGCACTACAAAAAGCTGGTGTTGTAATTCCCAATTTGTACCTATCAGCAAACAGACGCTTTCTTATAGTGGAAAAATTTACCAATGAAACACAAGGACATGCTTATGGTTTTGAAGAAGTACTGGGCATTATTGGGAAAAATAGGATACATAAATATGATGGAAGCTATGAGCAGGTTGCAAAAGTTATATTTCAAGCAACAAGTAACGATAATTTTTCCATGATTCAATTATATAAAATGATAGTACTGAATTTTATATTGAAAAATGGCGATGCTCATCTCAGAAATTTTGGCGTATTGTATGAACCTGATATGACAAAAATACGTGTATCACCCGCATATGATGTAGTAACAACAGTTGTGTATATGTATAAAGATAAACCAGCACTGACATTGTTTGGAAGAAAGGTATGGGCGGGACTGGATGAATTAAAAAAATTTGGGCAGAAGTTTTTATTTTTATCTGAAAAGGAATGCAAGATGATTATTGAGGAGTGCAGGGCATCTGTGAAAGATACTATAACTGAAATAAAGGAATACATTTTTAAGAACAAATCGTTTGCACAAATGGGGAAAAGAATGATCGATGTGTGGGAATTTTCTTTAACACAAACCGAAACTATAAAGGAGATGCCTGGTGACATTATACGAAATTGGGAATGA
- a CDS encoding helix-turn-helix transcriptional regulator, producing the protein MTLYEIGNEIRKIRKQKNMTQEMLCKIGGISRPTLSKIEQGQFGTVSVRALDKILMAMGYELSLQPRNIVGLPPLQDD; encoded by the coding sequence GTGACATTATACGAAATTGGGAATGAGATAAGAAAGATTAGGAAACAAAAGAATATGACTCAGGAAATGCTGTGCAAAATTGGGGGTATAAGCAGACCAACATTGTCAAAAATTGAACAGGGACAATTTGGCACTGTGAGTGTCAGAGCACTTGATAAAATTCTAATGGCTATGGGGTATGAGCTATCCTTACAGCCCAGAAATATTGTTGGCCTGCCCCCTTTGCAAGATGATTAA
- a CDS encoding AAA family ATPase yields the protein MIKRKIEKILKELVKQSPVVTITGPRQSGKTTLYRHVFKDKEYVNLEAPDIRRFAIEDPRLRYAL from the coding sequence ATGATTAAACGAAAAATAGAAAAAATTCTTAAAGAACTTGTAAAACAATCCCCGGTTGTCACTATAACAGGACCGCGGCAAAGCGGGAAAACAACATTATACAGGCATGTTTTTAAAGATAAAGAATATGTCAATCTTGAGGCACCGGACATCAGACGTTTTGCCATTGAAGATCCACGTTTACGTTATGCCCTTTAA
- the gmd gene encoding GDP-mannose 4,6-dehydratase, translating into MKRALITGITGQDGAYLAELLLQKGYTVIGGFRRLSTPNFWRLEELGILDKIIMVEIDMLDAGNLVRVIEKYKPDEVYNLAAQSFVAHSFANPVLTGNVTGLGVTNILEAIRIVNKDIKFYQASTSELFGKAQETPQKETTPFYPRSPYAVAKLYGHWMTINYREAYGIFASTGILFNHESPLRGIEFVTRKITDAIAKIYCGKQDYFEIGNLDAKRDWGYAKEFVDGMWRILQAPSPDNYVLATGETHSVREWVEVCFTYIGKTIVWEGTGVDEAGKDSKSGKTLVKVNPEFFRPAEVDYLVGDATKAKKELGWEPKVKFAELAQIMLKRDIERNS; encoded by the coding sequence ATGAAACGAGCACTCATTACAGGCATTACCGGTCAGGATGGTGCATATTTGGCAGAGTTGCTTTTGCAAAAGGGATATACCGTTATTGGTGGATTCAGGCGGCTCAGCACGCCGAATTTCTGGAGACTTGAGGAACTGGGTATTCTTGATAAGATTATCATGGTAGAGATAGACATGCTTGATGCCGGCAACCTGGTGCGCGTAATAGAAAAATATAAGCCCGATGAAGTCTATAACCTGGCAGCGCAGAGCTTTGTGGCACACTCATTTGCAAACCCTGTACTCACCGGTAACGTCACCGGCCTTGGTGTAACCAATATCCTTGAAGCAATCCGTATTGTAAATAAAGACATAAAGTTTTATCAGGCATCAACATCCGAGCTTTTTGGCAAAGCGCAGGAAACGCCGCAAAAAGAAACAACGCCGTTTTATCCCCGTAGCCCCTATGCTGTGGCAAAGCTGTATGGGCATTGGATGACAATAAACTATCGCGAAGCCTACGGCATCTTTGCTTCCACGGGAATTCTTTTCAACCATGAGTCACCATTACGGGGCATAGAGTTTGTGACGCGAAAGATCACGGATGCTATCGCCAAAATATACTGTGGGAAGCAGGATTACTTTGAAATAGGCAATTTAGATGCAAAGCGCGACTGGGGGTATGCAAAAGAATTTGTTGATGGCATGTGGCGTATTTTGCAAGCACCAAGCCCTGATAATTATGTGCTTGCTACTGGTGAAACACACTCGGTACGCGAATGGGTTGAGGTGTGTTTTACCTATATTGGGAAAACTATTGTGTGGGAAGGCACGGGCGTGGATGAAGCTGGCAAAGACTCAAAAAGCGGTAAAACACTGGTAAAGGTTAATCCTGAGTTTTTCCGCCCAGCTGAGGTGGATTACCTGGTGGGCGATGCAACAAAGGCAAAGAAAGAGTTGGGCTGGGAGCCAAAGGTAAAGTTTGCAGAGCTTGCACAAATTATGCTTAAGCGCGATATAGAACGAAATAGCTAA
- a CDS encoding ATP-binding protein: protein MIKRNIQSFSLAVLSEYNKMLFISGPRQSGKTTFAKHLLENYYGLYTNWDVVTDQKRIINDPYFFQNENRDPNSKFLIIFDEIHKYKKWKNYIKGCYDAFNSEFNFIINGSGRLDLFKKGGDSLFGRYFAIKLFPFTLGELVYPEIDFGRFNEGLQQGFSSNDCYAIYQRLFSYSGFPEPYIKRSDSFYTIWSNERKKTLIREDIRNAYAVKDISNIEILAALLPSKVGSPLSINSLREDVDAAFDSVKKWLLILEQFYYVFFIRPYSKNVARSIKKEPKVYVYDWVEIDDDAARFENIVAFHLFKTVNLWNDTGKGRFDLYYLRDKDGREVDFLVTNNNRPFFMVECKYADEEISKNLLYFQAKTKTPYAIQIVHKKDTMKKLQHNAMVQYVISADRFLQYLC from the coding sequence ATGATTAAAAGAAATATACAAAGCTTTTCGTTAGCAGTTTTATCTGAATACAATAAAATGTTATTTATAAGTGGTCCACGGCAAAGCGGTAAAACAACTTTTGCAAAACATTTATTGGAAAACTATTACGGATTGTATACCAACTGGGACGTGGTTACTGATCAGAAGCGTATTATTAATGATCCGTACTTTTTTCAGAATGAAAACAGGGATCCAAACAGTAAATTCCTGATTATTTTTGATGAGATTCATAAATACAAAAAGTGGAAGAATTATATAAAAGGGTGTTATGACGCATTCAACAGTGAATTTAATTTTATCATTAATGGTAGTGGGAGGTTGGATCTTTTTAAAAAAGGTGGCGATAGTTTATTTGGAAGGTATTTTGCAATAAAATTATTCCCGTTTACTTTAGGTGAATTGGTATATCCTGAGATAGATTTTGGCAGGTTCAATGAAGGTTTGCAGCAGGGTTTTAGTAGCAACGATTGTTATGCTATCTATCAACGGTTATTTTCATATTCTGGATTTCCTGAACCATATATAAAAAGAAGTGATAGTTTTTATACTATATGGAGTAACGAAAGAAAAAAGACGCTTATACGTGAAGATATACGTAATGCGTATGCTGTAAAAGATATATCAAATATTGAAATATTAGCAGCATTGCTCCCATCAAAGGTGGGATCTCCCCTATCAATAAATTCATTGCGGGAAGATGTAGATGCTGCATTTGATTCAGTAAAAAAATGGCTCTTGATATTGGAACAGTTTTATTATGTTTTTTTTATACGTCCATATTCAAAGAATGTAGCGCGTTCAATAAAAAAAGAGCCAAAAGTGTATGTCTATGATTGGGTGGAAATAGACGATGATGCAGCACGATTTGAAAATATTGTAGCGTTTCATCTGTTTAAAACGGTGAATTTATGGAATGATACAGGAAAAGGTAGATTTGATCTGTATTATTTACGCGATAAAGATGGAAGGGAAGTTGATTTTCTTGTAACAAACAATAACAGGCCTTTTTTCATGGTTGAGTGTAAATATGCTGATGAAGAAATATCAAAAAATCTGCTCTATTTTCAGGCTAAAACAAAAACACCATACGCAATACAGATAGTGCATAAAAAAGATACAATGAAGAAGCTACAACATAATGCAATGGTTCAATATGTTATTTCCGCCGACAGATTTTTGCAATACCTTTGCTAA